Proteins from a single region of Gossypium arboreum isolate Shixiya-1 chromosome 1, ASM2569848v2, whole genome shotgun sequence:
- the LOC108482234 gene encoding 50S ribosomal protein L19-1, chloroplastic-like, whose translation MYLSAYELGLLVESRHSECLSLCEPLNVLARILNKRAIEASDKERPTPDLRTGDIVEIKLEVPENRRRLSVYKGIVISKQNAGIHTTIRIRRIIAGIGVEIVFPVYSPNIKEIKVVKHRKVRRARLYYLRDKLPRLSTFK comes from the exons ATGTACCTTTCGGCCTATGAACTCGGTCTGTTGGTGGAGTCGAG GCACTCCGAGTGTCTGTCACTTTGTGAACCTCTTAATGTTCTCGCCAGA ATATTGAATAAAAGAGCAATTGAAGCATCAGATAAGGAAAGACCAACTCCGGACCTTAGGACCGGTGATATTGTAGAGATCAAATTG GAAGTTCCAGAAAATAGACGTAGGCTTTCCGTGTACAAAGGTATAGTCATATCAAAACAAAATGCCGGTATCCACACCACCATTCGAATTCGGAGAATCATTGCAGGCATTGGAGTTGAGATTGTATTCCCTGT TTATTCGCCGAACATAAAGGAAATTAAAGTAGTCAAACACCGGAAAGTCCGGAGGGCGAGGCTGTATTATCTAAGAGATAAGCTTCCAAGGTTGTCGACTTTCAAATGA